The Elusimicrobiota bacterium sequence GTCCCAGGGTGAATTGAAAGAAAGCCCCACGGTCTCCACCGACGACACGAAATTCAGGCGCAAAGAATATGGGCTGGAGTTCGGGATCCCGATCTTCCACAGCGGCCGGAATTACTTTAATTTCCGCTCCGCCGCCGCCCAGAGATCCGTGGCGGAACAAAATGTGCGCAAGGTCCGCGGCGAAATCATTTTTGAGATCACGCGGGCCTATTACAACCTGATCCGCTCCCAGCGGGCCGTCAAAGTCCGGAAAGAACTCGGCCAGAGATCGGAAAAGATCATCGAGCTCGCCCGCAAGAAAAAACAGCTAGGCCTGATTACCCAAGCCGACTACCTGGGCGCCGAATCGCTTTTCAATCAGGGCTATTACCGGCTTCTGTCCGACGAAAAAGACCTGGAGATCGCCCGGCTCAAAATGGCCGGGCTGGTGAACATCGCGGAACCTCTACCCGAGGTTTTGTCCAATCCCGCTGATTCCATCGATCCCAACGCCTTGGTGGAATTGGCCATGCCTCCGGAATCCCTGATCGCCACTGGGCACGAGCACCGGCCTGAAATGCGGGTGGCCGAGCAGACGGCCGAAGCGCAATCCTACGGCTATCGCGCCGCCTGGGCCCAGGATCTCCTGAAGGTGGATGGGACCTATTTCACGGGAAATGCTGGCGGCGCCTTTGAGAGCGATCCCTTGGAGATGCGCAACAGTTGGAACGCGGGGCTTCAAGCGAGCCTGTTCTTCGGGGGAAGCACGTTAAAGGGCGCGGCCACCAAAGAACACACGGTGCCGGACTATGCGGAGACCACGGCGACGAACGTGGAAGGGAAAACCGTAAGCGTGGGAATGTTTGATGCGCTTAAAAGCGCCGGGGACGCTCGCCAGGCCAGGGCTGGCCGGGACCGCGCGATCTACGAGCGGGACCAGGCCCGGCGCGACGTGGAGGTGGACGTGCGCGAAGCCTATTACAACATCCAAAAAGGCAAGATCCAAATTCGGGGAGCCCGCTCAGAGGTGGATTACCGGGAGAAGGAGTTGGATATCGCCCACCAAAAAGAACGCATGAACATGGTGGAACCCCAGGAAACGTTGGCGGCCGAAAATGCGTTCGGAGAGGCGACGGCGAACTACGAAGAGGCGCTGGCCTTCTATCAGATTTCCTTGGCCGGTCTAGAACGCGCCGTGGGCGTCCCGTTGGCCTCCATCCCCGAGTTTCGGTAGAGATGAGTCTCCCCGCATTTTTTGTCCGCCGTCCTGTCACCGGGACGATGATTTTCTGCGGGGTTTGTTTGATGGGGTTGATCACCTGGTTCCTCAACGCCCGTGAATTGTTTCCCAGCATTTCCTACCCCCAACTCCTGGTCATTACCCGCTACGGCAACGCCGCCCCTGAAGAAATCGAAAACCTGATCACCAAGGTCATCGAAGAATCCGTCGGCACCGTGCCGAATTTAAAACGGGTCCGGTCGCTTTCGAAGGAAGGTATTTCCTTGGTCACGCTGGAGTTCGATTGGGGGACGGACATGGGTTTCGCCCACCTCTCCGCCCGGGAAAAAATAGACCAGATCAAAGACCGCCTGCCCTCCGAGTCCGAAGAGCCGATCATCAACCGCATCAACCCGTTCGCCCAGCCCATGATGATTTTCTCCATTAGCGGTTCGCTTCCCATGTCGGACATGACCCGCCAGGCGAAAACAGTGGTCAAGCAACGCTTGGAAAAGGTCCTGGGCGTGGCTTCCGCCGTGATCAGCGGGGGCGAAGAGCGTGAAATCCGCGTGGAAGTCGATATGGGCCGGATGGAATCCACTGGCGTGTCTTTGAACGGCATCGTAGATTCATTAAAAGAAACGAACATGAACTACCCCGCGGGCACCACCTTGGGGAAAACCTACCAGTATCTGGTGCGGACCGTCGCCGAGTTTACTCACTTGAGTGAGATTGGCGAGGTGGTGGTCAAAGTGGCCCGGCCGCCGGAGGAGCAACCACATTTCGAGCGGCGGCGCGGCGCTCCCCGGGAGGAGTCCACGCCGAAAGACCAGCGCTTGGTGCGCTTGGAAACCATGAGCCAGACCATCGACGGGTTCAAGGAAAAGACCAGTTTCTCCCGCCACAACGGGTTGGACAATATTTCCATCGCCGTCCAAAAACAGGCGGACGCCAACACCCTGAATACGGCCGCCCGCGTCCTCGCCGCCATTGACGAGATCCGGGTGAGCCTCCCCAGGGGGATGCAGGTGGACCTCGTTTATAATGAGGCCGATTTCATCCGTGACGCCATCAACGGCCTGGTGGTGGACAGCATTTTGGGCGGAATTTTGGCGTTCCTCGTCCTCTACTTCTTTTTACGGAACCTGACGTCCTCTTTGGTGGCCGCGCTGACCATCCCGGTTTCGGCCATGTTCACCTTTGTGTTTATGTATTTCGGCCACGTGTCCATCAACTTACTTTCTCTGGCGGGGATCGGCCTCGCCGTGGGCGCCTTGGTGGACAACGCGATTGTCTGCATGGAGAACGTGACTCGCCATCGGGAAGAGTTGGGCAAAGACCACGCCACCGCCGCCATCGACGGGACCCAGGAAGTCGTCATGCCCATGTTCAGTTCCGCGATCACCAACGTTGCCGTCTTCCTCCCTTTGATGTTCGTGCAGGGGGCCGCGCAAAAACTTTTCCGCGATCTTTTCATTGCGAACACGTTGGCCACCATGGGATCTTATTTCATCGCAATCACGCTCATCCCCCAGCTCATCAGCCACCCTGTGCCTTTGGCGGGGCTCCAGAAGTTGCTGGATCGGTTTATCCCGAAACGGAACCGGGCGCCTGTCCTCCAGGCCGAAGCCGTTCCTCTTCCCTGGCTCCGAAGGGCGTTTCGCTATTTCTCCCATGGAATTCCGGACCGGGACTACCATCGTTTGATCGATGGATATAAATCCATCCTGGACCGCTCCATCCGGGCCCCGCGCAAGCTCTCTCTGGGTCTCGGGATACTGGTGATGTTGAGCCTGCTCTTGATGGCTTTCCAACCCAAGGTGTTCATGCCCCAGTTTGACCAAGGCCGGTTCATCCTAAGGATCGACCTCCCTGTGGGAACTCGTCTCGACATCACCAACGGGGTGATGCAAAAAGTGGAACGGCAGGTGAAGGAAATCGGAGCGGTGACGGACGTCTCGGTGGCCGTGGGGTCCAATAATTCCGACGCCGTGGACGCGTTGACTTCCTACCAGGCTCAGGCCATCGTGAACCTCGACCGCCGACGGATGTCCACGGACGAGGTGATCGAGGCGCTCAAGGCTCGCTTGGACAAGGAAAACCTGGAGGGGGCCCAGGTTCAGTACCTCCTCCAAGGGAGCGTTCTATCCTCCGCCTTCGAGTCCAGTTCTCCCATTCTGATTGAAATCAAAGGGCACGATTTGGCGACCCTTCGAAAACTTTCGACGGACGTGGAAGCGGAAATCGCGAAAGTCCCCGGGATCTACGGGATAAAAACGTCCATGGCCCTCCCCTCCCCGGAAACCCGCGTGGACGTGGACCGCGTGCGGGCCGCGAGCTTCAATCTGTCTGTTTCTGAAATCGCCCGCACGGCGCTGATCGGTATAAAAGGGTTTGTGGCCACGACCTACAAGGAGGAAGGCCAGGAGGTGGATGTGCGGGTTCAACTGAGGCCGGAAGACCGGGTCAATATGGATTCGGTTCGACGGCTGGTGGTGCAAACCAGGAACGGCTTGATGATTCCCCTTTCTGAAATCGGGACCATTGAAACGGCCAAGGGCCCTAGCGAAATCAAGCACCTGGACCAACAGCGGGCCGTCTTGATCTCCGCCAACATTCTCAAACGCTCCTCCAGCGAGGTCATCGCCGACATCGACGCCCGCCTCGGCCAATTCGAGATGGCCGATTACCACCTGAAACTGAGCGGTGAGAGCCAACAGATGAAAGAATCTTTCGGTCCCCTGGGGATCGCCATGGTCTTGGGTGTCGTGGCGAACTACATGATCATGGCCGCTGAATTTGAGAGCCTCTGGCACCCTCTGATCGTCCTGGGCACCCTTCCTCTGGGAGTGATCGGGGTGGCGCTGAGCCTTTTTTTAACGCGCACGCCCTTGAGCGCGCCTGTGATCCTGGGGTGCATCATGTTGGGGGGGATGGTGGTCAATAACGGCATCGTCTTGATCGATTTCATGAACGTGCTCCGCCGGAGCGGCGTTGGCCTCCGGGACGCCGTGTTCCAGGCTTCCGCGGCGCGGTTCCGGCCCATCGTCATGTCCAACATGACGTCGGTGTTGGGGGTCTTGCCTTTGGCCGCGGGGTTGACGGAAGGATCGGAGTTGACGTCTCCCATGGCGGTGGTCTCCGTCGGCGGATTGACGGTTTCGGCCATCTTGACGATGCTCCTCATCCCGCTTCTCTACTACCATTGGGAGAAATGGCGCGCCGAACGCGTTTCCATGGACCCGATCGAGGGGAGCGACCCCCCGTCCCCCGAGCCTCCCGCGGCGGGGTAGACCCGTGCGTTCTTCTCACCCGTCGCTCTCCGTTCCCGCCCCGCGGGATCGCTTTCTTCTTCACTCCCTTTTATGAGCCTCCCCCGCACCGCCGTCGGTCGCCCCGTGACCACGCTGATGCTCTATGCGGCCCTCTGTTTCTTCGGGGTGTTCGCGTTCATCGTTCTTCCGGTGGACCTCATGCCCAACGCCGGCGCGGGAAGCCTCACCGTGATGATCGGCGTGCGGGGGGGATTGCCGCCCGAAGACATTGAGACCCTGGTCACCAAGGTGGTGGAAGAGGCCGTGGCCACGGCAGCCCACCTCCGGAACGTCCTATCGGTTTCTCGAAAAGACCGGTCCGTCGTCACCCTGACCTATGAGCCGGGCACCGACCTCAGTTTCGCCGCCCTGGAAATTCAAGAGCGGTTGGCCAAGATCAAAAATAAATTACCCCGGGACATTGAGAAACCCATCGTTGCCCACTACTCGGAGGGGGATTACCCGGTCCTCATTCTTTCGTTAACGAGCGACAAGCTCAGTCCCGAGAAAATGAGGGAGATTGTGGACAACCGTTTGAAACCCCAACTCTCGCGGGTGAACGGGGTGGCGAACGTGGAAGTCGGCGGCGGGAGGGAACGGAAAATTCTCGTGGAGTTTTATCAGGACCGCCTGGAGGCTTACCGGCTCTCCATCCGGCAGGTGATCGATGCCATCGGGAAAAACAACGTCAACCTGCTATCGGGAAAAACCCTCACCTCCCGCGACGAATGGGTGGTCCGCACCATGGGCCAGTATGGAACCATGGAGGAACTGAAGCAGTTGGTCGTCCTCCAGAGCGCCGAGGGGTCCTCCATCCGTTTGTCGGACATCGCCGATATCCGCGACTTTTATTTGGAGGCCGAGAGCTACGCCCGCCTGAACAAAAAGCCCACCGTGTCCGTCTACATCCAAAAGGACAACAACTCTAACACGATTCGCGTGGTGAAGCGGGCCAGGGACATGATTGCCAAATTTGAAAAAACACAGCTGGACCCCTCGATCCGCCTCCAGATCGTCACGGATCAATCCACGTTCATCCAAGAGGCCATGTCCAACGTCACCCAGAACTTTACTTGGGGCGCGATCTTGACTTGGGGGATTATTTTCTTGTTTTTAAAGGAGTGGAAACACACGACGGTGGTGTTCCTCTCGGTCCCCATCGCGGTCTTGATCACCCTGGGATTCATGTATCTCGCGGGCCTGTCCTTGAACGTGATGACCCTCACCGCTCTGGCCCTCGGCATCGGCATGGTGGTGGACAGCGCCACGGTGGTCCTGGAAAATATTTTAGAAAAGAAAAAACACCTCCTTCGGATCCATCCCGGGTCTGACCTCACGGAATGCACCATTCAGGGAACCGAAGAGCTTTTTATTTCTCTCGTAGGGTCCACCCTGACCACCGTTGTGGTATTCCTTCCTATCGTTTTTATCAATAAGCAGGTCAAGATCCTTTATTCGGGGTTGGCCTTCACCATCACGGTTTCCATGGCCGCGGCTCTCGTGGTGGCCGTCACCTTGGTGCCTCTTTTGGCCTCGCGGATCCAGCTTCCAAGCCACAAGGGGTATCTCAGTCCGGGGGGCCGGGCTCGTTTGGATCGCTTTTGGGCCGCAACCCTTCGCTTCACTCCCGCCTGGGTGTTTCGCTGGGCGGCCCATGGCGGGGGGTGGCG is a genomic window containing:
- a CDS encoding TolC family protein, translated to MKSPWKFFAGLAGAAFFLGVPGADAAPTPDNVIESVSVQGVGQFGKIILQSTRPLKYREVREKDTGLVLYFLEPVLCRRPAIERAFSESVSEIRYGYRGGAAPASGEEAKPLEFIHLKFKQPTAYTVVQKEWLLAVELRPAPKRTSEMAKPLDKRDQLVVGDQPGVQRLGLPTSPLLTDFLRVGIANHMPLRVAEEEFRVANVRYLEAMRNLMPAVTWKYSESQGELKESPTVSTDDTKFRRKEYGLEFGIPIFHSGRNYFNFRSAAAQRSVAEQNVRKVRGEIIFEITRAYYNLIRSQRAVKVRKELGQRSEKIIELARKKKQLGLITQADYLGAESLFNQGYYRLLSDEKDLEIARLKMAGLVNIAEPLPEVLSNPADSIDPNALVELAMPPESLIATGHEHRPEMRVAEQTAEAQSYGYRAAWAQDLLKVDGTYFTGNAGGAFESDPLEMRNSWNAGLQASLFFGGSTLKGAATKEHTVPDYAETTATNVEGKTVSVGMFDALKSAGDARQARAGRDRAIYERDQARRDVEVDVREAYYNIQKGKIQIRGARSEVDYREKELDIAHQKERMNMVEPQETLAAENAFGEATANYEEALAFYQISLAGLERAVGVPLASIPEFR
- a CDS encoding efflux RND transporter permease subunit, which gives rise to MSLPAFFVRRPVTGTMIFCGVCLMGLITWFLNARELFPSISYPQLLVITRYGNAAPEEIENLITKVIEESVGTVPNLKRVRSLSKEGISLVTLEFDWGTDMGFAHLSAREKIDQIKDRLPSESEEPIINRINPFAQPMMIFSISGSLPMSDMTRQAKTVVKQRLEKVLGVASAVISGGEEREIRVEVDMGRMESTGVSLNGIVDSLKETNMNYPAGTTLGKTYQYLVRTVAEFTHLSEIGEVVVKVARPPEEQPHFERRRGAPREESTPKDQRLVRLETMSQTIDGFKEKTSFSRHNGLDNISIAVQKQADANTLNTAARVLAAIDEIRVSLPRGMQVDLVYNEADFIRDAINGLVVDSILGGILAFLVLYFFLRNLTSSLVAALTIPVSAMFTFVFMYFGHVSINLLSLAGIGLAVGALVDNAIVCMENVTRHREELGKDHATAAIDGTQEVVMPMFSSAITNVAVFLPLMFVQGAAQKLFRDLFIANTLATMGSYFIAITLIPQLISHPVPLAGLQKLLDRFIPKRNRAPVLQAEAVPLPWLRRAFRYFSHGIPDRDYHRLIDGYKSILDRSIRAPRKLSLGLGILVMLSLLLMAFQPKVFMPQFDQGRFILRIDLPVGTRLDITNGVMQKVERQVKEIGAVTDVSVAVGSNNSDAVDALTSYQAQAIVNLDRRRMSTDEVIEALKARLDKENLEGAQVQYLLQGSVLSSAFESSSPILIEIKGHDLATLRKLSTDVEAEIAKVPGIYGIKTSMALPSPETRVDVDRVRAASFNLSVSEIARTALIGIKGFVATTYKEEGQEVDVRVQLRPEDRVNMDSVRRLVVQTRNGLMIPLSEIGTIETAKGPSEIKHLDQQRAVLISANILKRSSSEVIADIDARLGQFEMADYHLKLSGESQQMKESFGPLGIAMVLGVVANYMIMAAEFESLWHPLIVLGTLPLGVIGVALSLFLTRTPLSAPVILGCIMLGGMVVNNGIVLIDFMNVLRRSGVGLRDAVFQASAARFRPIVMSNMTSVLGVLPLAAGLTEGSELTSPMAVVSVGGLTVSAILTMLLIPLLYYHWEKWRAERVSMDPIEGSDPPSPEPPAAG